The proteins below come from a single Miscanthus floridulus cultivar M001 chromosome 1, ASM1932011v1, whole genome shotgun sequence genomic window:
- the LOC136550460 gene encoding uncharacterized protein, whose product MATSFDRWEKDPFFLAAEEVQESADRMELVYRVWVQERSGGDSEGASVSGGPSAAELRRELHTALGTAMWQLDELSRAIRSNDLVISAGKDTRARHDDFVTAIGYRILEVEKNLKESNVAEGRGPLSWVHLDEDERDDLAAFLSASPFQQKDKVVTIPSAGDIEVGSNEARMKNDISTDSSKDSAGSMDLISARAKEDLHRGHRRAASASADIGSWSMSIPNECEGTTEQLSDGSDKMPLLKIVKTCALTSTLQPKPRTKCKNGAVRWAGVNQQDVEEAIPLSTSQLSQGLEGCFERNKSCLSSCDEHTYNKKLYGWLGALHRQFQRSQYQIRYGHPIQLILLALAALVIIVCIVWTIW is encoded by the exons ATGGCGACGTCGTTCGACCGCTGGGAGAAGGACCCCTTCTTCCTCGCCGCCGAGGAGGTCCAGGAATCCGCCGATCG GATGGAGTTGGTGTATAGGGTATGGGTGCAGGAGAGGAGCGGCGGCGATTCGGAGGGGGCAAGCGTCAGTGGAGGCCCGTCAGCTGCGGAGCTTCGCCGCGAGCTGCACACGGCGCTTGGCACCGCCATGTGGCAG CTTGATGAACTGTCGCGGGCAATCAGATCGAACGACCTGGTTATCTCAGCAGGAAAAGACACAAGAGCTAGGCATGATGACTTTGTTACAGCAATTGGCTATCGAATATTAGAGGTCGAGAAAAACTTGAAAGAATCCAATGTTGCAGAGGGGAGGGGGCCGTTGAGCTGGGTTCATTTGGATGAGGATGAACGGGACGACCTTGCAGCTTTCCTATCTGCCAGTCCTTTTCAACAGAAAGACAAAGTGGTCACAATTCCTTCAGCAGGTGATATTGAAGTGGGCAGCAATGAAGCAAGGATGAAAAATGATATATCAACTGACAGCTCCAAGGATTCAGCTGGTTCCATGGATTTGATTTCAGCAAGAGCAAAGGAAGATTTGCATCGTGGGCACAGAAGAGCAGCTAGTGCCAGTGCTGATATAGGCTCATGGAGCATGTCAATTCCTAACGAATGTGAAGGAACTACAGAACAATTATCTGATGGCTCAGACAAAATGCCTTTGCTCAAGATAGTGAAAACATGTGCTTTGACGAGTACCTTGCAACCTAAGCCTAGAACGAAGTGTAAAAATGGAGCTGTTAGGTGGGCAGGCGTTAACCAACAGGATGTTGAAGAGGCTATCCCTCTGAGTACTTCTCAGTTGAGTCAG GGTTTAGAGGGATGCTTTGAAAGGAACAAGAGTTGCTTAAGTTCCTGTGATGAGCATACATACAATAAGAAACTTTATGGTTGGCTCGGAGCCCTTCATAGACAATTTCAAAGATCTCAGTATCAGATTCGATATGGGCATCCTATTCAATTGATTCTTTTGGCACTTGCTGCTCTTGTAATCA TTGTATGCATAGTGTGGACAATCTGGTGA
- the LOC136550470 gene encoding probable E3 ubiquitin-protein ligase RHY1A, which translates to MTSASELFTARRATRGGRLSDPDPDPDPHADALRDQHGLGGRRRRRGCRPRRQLDAAGDVRQHLHTGAPPPRRRGSYTDQILSYIDNNNIGDSAARRNRLDRLMFRTSERLPGAVLQAQARVLERLRGISLGSSASRPSISLDEFSASDVFRIIDFRNRETRHEANRPHSSSFHPSSESDEERPTISSSNSNRSAGLSKAAFLRLQIEIFEASKDDKREASPECSICLDGFYDGDELIRLRCGHRFHSTCLEPWVRKCADCPYCRTNIWSRS; encoded by the exons ATGACGAGCGCCTCCGAGCTCTTCACCGCGCGCCGCGCCACCCGTGGGGGCCGCCTCTCCGATCCCGACCCGGACCCGGATCCGCACGCCGACGCCCTCCGGGACCAGCACGGACTCGGCGGCCGGCGTCGGCGCCGCGGGTGCCGCCCGCGACGCCAGCTCGACGCCGCCGGGGACGTACGCCAGCACCTGCACACCGGGGCCCCGCCACCGCGTCGCCGCGGGTCGTACACC GATCAGATCTTATCGTACATAGACAATAACAACATTGGGGATTCTGCAGCTCGGAGGAACAGACTTGATAGGCTGATGTTCAGGACAAGTGAGCGGCTTCCTGGTGCTGTACTGCAAGCACAAGCACGTGTCCTAGAGAGACTCAGAGGCATTTCTCTAGGTTCATCTGCCTCTAGGCCATCCATCTCATTGGATGAATTTTCTGCTAGCGATGTGTTTAGAATCATCGACTTCAGAAATAGGGAAACCCGGCACGAGGCAAATCGGCCCCACTCATCATCGTTCCACCCGAGCAGTGAATCAGATGAAGAAAGACCAACCATCAGTTCCAGTAACTCCAACCGGTCAGCTGGACTTAGCAAGGCGGCTTTCCTGCGTCTACAGATTGAGATTTTTGAGGCTAGCAAAGATGATAAGAGAGAGGCATCACCAGAATGTTCTATTTGCCTTGATGGATTTTACGATGGAGATGAGCTGATAAGGTTGCGCTGTGGCCACAGGTTCCACTCAACATGCTTGGAGCCATGGGTGCGGAAATGTGCAGACTGCCCATACTGTCGAACAAATATATGGTCACGATCCTGA